A single region of the Mustela lutreola isolate mMusLut2 chromosome 2, mMusLut2.pri, whole genome shotgun sequence genome encodes:
- the LOC131825639 gene encoding olfactory receptor 5K1: MTEENHTMKSEFILTGFTDNPELKTLLFVVFFVIYLITMVGNLGLVILISKEHHLHTPMYIFLGNLAIVDSCCACAITPKMLGNFFSENRVVSLYECMAQFYFLCTVETADCFLLAAMAYDRYVAICSPLQYHTMMSKKLCVQMTTGAYIAGNLHSMIHVGFLFRLAFCGSNHINHFYCDILPLYRLSCVDPYINELVLFVFSGSIQVFTIGSVLISYFYILFTIFKMKSKEGRVKAFSTCASHFLSVSLFYGSLFFMYIRPNLLEEGDRDIPAAILFTIVVPLLNPFIYSLRNTEVITVLRKILKKKRSHESWKQMTSTIT; the protein is encoded by the coding sequence ATGACTGAAGAAAATCATACCATGAAAAGTGAGTTTATCCTCACAGGATTTACAGATAACCCAGAGTTGAAGACCCTTCTGTTTGTGGTGTTTTTTGTCATCTATCTGATTACCATGGTGGGGAATCTAGGCCTGGTGATACTGATTTCAAAAGAGCATCATCTTCACACACCAATGTACATCTTTCTGGGCAACTTGGCTATTGTGGATTCTTGCTGCGCCTGTGCCATTACTCCTAAGATGTTAGGGAACTTCTTTTCTGAGAACAGAGTGGTTTCCCTCTATGAATGCATggcacaattttattttctttgcactGTTGAAACTGCAGATTGCTTTCTCCTGGCAGCAATGGCCTATGATCGCTATGTGGCCATATGCAGTCCACTGCAGTACCACACCATGATGTCAAAGAAACTCTGCGTTCAGATGACCACAGGGGCCTACATAGCTGGAAACCTGCATTCCATGATTCATGTAGGGTTTCTGTTTAGGTTAGCTTTCTGTGGATCTAATCACATTAACCACTTTTATTGTGATATTCTTCCTTTATACAGACTCTCCTGTGTTGACCCTTATATCAATGAACTGGTACTATTTGTCTTTTCAGGCTCAATTCAAGTCTTCACCATAGGCAGTGTCTTAATATCTTACTTCTACATTCTCTttactattttcaaaatgaaatccaAAGAAGGAAGGGTCAAAGCCTTTTCTACCTGTGCATCCCACTTTTTATCCGTTTCATTATTCTATGGATCTCTTTTTTTCATGTACATTAGACCAAATTTGCTTGAAGAAGGTGATAGGGATATTCCAGCTGCGATTTTGTTTACAATAGTAGTTCCTTTACTAAATCCTTTCATCTATAGCCTAAGAAATACGGAAGTAATAACTGTCTTGagaaaaattctgaagaaaaaaagatctcATGAAAGTTGGAAACAAATGACATCTACTATAACCTAA